The sequence GCTGCTGCCGCTGCTTTCCCCGCGCCGCTCGATGGAGCGCAGGAACACCTACGGAGGGACGTCGCCGGAACAGGTGCGCGGGCAGATAGAACGCGCCGCGGAAAAACTTGCCGCCGCCGACGCACAGATGAAAGAATACGCCGCGCGTATCCCGGACATGGTATAACCGATATAAATTGAGTCAAATATCCCTGCAATTTAAAAATTAAGTGTATAATGAACGTATGACTTTGTAAGCCCGGGCCCGGGGCGGCCCGAAAATTTAGGGAGGTTTTTCGAGATGGAACAAATTCGCAATCTAGATCAGCTGCTTGAATACGCAAAAGAGGTTGGACCCAAGAAAATAAGCGTCGCCTGCGCCGAAGACGAAGAGGTAATGACGGCGGTAGAAGCCGCGCGCAAAGCCGGAGTGGCCACGGCGTTTCTCGTAGGCAACTCAGACAAAATAAAGGAAGTCGCAGACAAACTTGGAATCGACCTCGCAAACTACGACGTCGTAGACGAAAAAGGCGGCGAAGCCGCGGCGGCGCTCAAGGCGGTCGAGCTCGTATCCAGCGGAGAAGCTCAGATAGTGATGAAGGGCATGGTCGCCACGGCGAACTTCCTGCGCGGTGTCCTCAACAAAGAAAAGGGGCTTCGCAGCGGAAAGACCCTCTCGCACGTCTACATCCACCAGATAAAGGGCTACGACAGAGTATTCTTCATCTCCGACCCGGCCTTCAACATGTATCCTGAACTTAAAGTCAAAGTAGACATCATCAAAAACGTAGTCGAGCTCGCGCACGCGTTCGGCGTCGCCTGCCCGAAGGTTGCAGCTCTTGCCGCCGTTGAAGTCGTCAACCCCGACATGCCCCCCACCGTCGACGCGGCGATACTGACCCAGATGAACCGCCGCGGCCAGATAAAGGGCTGCCTCATCGACGGACCTCTCGCTCTGGACAACGCCGTATCTCCCGAATCCGCGCATCACAAGGGCATCAAGTCCGACGTCGCGGGATACGCTGACATCCTCCACGTGCCGAACATCGAATCCGGCAACATGCTTGCGAAGGCCATCGTCTACTTCTCAGAGAACAAAACGGCGGGCATCGTGCTCGGCGCGAAGGCTCCTATCGTGCTGACGAGCCGCGCCGACTCGGCCGAAGCGAAACTGCTCTCCATCGCCTCAGCCTGCGCACTCGCGGCCTACCAGGCGAAGTAACGGACGCCTCCTAAAAGCAAAAAATAAAGAGTCCGCCGCGCCCATCGCGGTGCGGCGGCTCTTTTTTCCTCATATTTTGACAAACGCGTCATTCAAAGACGAAGTGACCATACTTCCGGGGAGTTTCGGCCTCACCGGGGTGAAACTGAGCCGGCTCTTCCCGTGCGCGCCAAACGGGAGGCACGTGCTTTTGCTGCACGGCGTCCACAGCAGCGCGAACCTCAGCCCGCGAAACAAATTCAGACATCTGGCCATACTGCTTGCGCAGCGCGGAATGACGCCCTGGCTATGCGAAACGAGCCGGAAAGTTGCAAACCACGACGCCTACATCGACGACATTCCCCGCTGGATAGAAGACGCCTTCCGCGGCAAAAACTTTCAAAACGAATTTGACGACTGCGCCGCGGCGCTTGAACATGTGCTTCAGGCGCGTCCCGCCAGTCTGTGGATATGGGGATTCTCCCTTGGCGGGATCACCGCGCTCGCGCTTGCCTGCCGCGCTGTTGCGCCCGTGCCCGACAAGGTCATCGTAAGCGGCACAGGTCTTATATCGCTGCCCCACATCGAAAACACGATGATGGACCTGCCGATACTTTCAACGCTGCGTGAAACGATAAACGCAGAGATGCTGGACGGCCTGAAGGCGCGCGAGGCGGTATCGTTTCGCGGCGCAAACGACCAC comes from Cloacibacillus sp. and encodes:
- the ptb gene encoding phosphate butyryltransferase codes for the protein MEQIRNLDQLLEYAKEVGPKKISVACAEDEEVMTAVEAARKAGVATAFLVGNSDKIKEVADKLGIDLANYDVVDEKGGEAAAALKAVELVSSGEAQIVMKGMVATANFLRGVLNKEKGLRSGKTLSHVYIHQIKGYDRVFFISDPAFNMYPELKVKVDIIKNVVELAHAFGVACPKVAALAAVEVVNPDMPPTVDAAILTQMNRRGQIKGCLIDGPLALDNAVSPESAHHKGIKSDVAGYADILHVPNIESGNMLAKAIVYFSENKTAGIVLGAKAPIVLTSRADSAEAKLLSIASACALAAYQAK